A single genomic interval of Hevea brasiliensis isolate MT/VB/25A 57/8 chromosome 4, ASM3005281v1, whole genome shotgun sequence harbors:
- the LOC110664860 gene encoding polyadenylate-binding protein-interacting protein 5 → MKPGVSTLNPYAASYIPLSKREAAEEIEVPGVTTKVSQIGNQTVLNGPAEHTTQNRQHSQSSSIPQVSILKSHPAHGVYDSSSQNLNDLTDKQMMDEEFDVDLEYLQMTFPGISDESLNDVYMANMGDLEATIDMLNQLEFDTFESPENLPDTLDIGDVSEFGSSAECSFVKLKNVVGDASTSSSCSAASESVTVT, encoded by the exons ATGAAGCCAGGAGTATCGACATTGAACCCTTATGCTGCATCATACATACCGTTGTCTAAAAGAGAAGcagcagaagaaattgaagtTCCTGGAGTGACCACCAAAGTTTCTCAGATTGGCAATCAAACTGTCTTGAATGGACCTGCGGAGCATACTACTCAGAACAGGCAGCACAGTCAATCTTCTTCCATTCCTCAAGTATCTATATTGAAAAGTCACCCTGCCCATGGCGTTTAtgattcatcatctcaaaatttaAATGATTTGACAGACAAGCAGATGATGGATGAGGAATTTGACGTGGATTTGGAATATCTTCAAATGACATTTCCTGGCATTTCTGATGAGTCTCTTAATGATGTCTATATGGCAAACATGGGTGACTTGGAGGCCACTATTGATATGTTGAACCAACTTGAG TTTGACACTTTTGAGTCTCCTGAAAATCTTCCCGACACCTTGGACATTGGGGATGTCTCTGAATTTGGGTCTTCAGCTGAGTGTTCATTCGTGAAACTAAAGAATGTTGTGGGTGATGCCAGCACCTCTTCCTCCTGTTCTGCTGCCTCAGAGTCGGTTACTGTCACCTGA